The following proteins are encoded in a genomic region of Galbibacter sp. BG1:
- a CDS encoding peroxiredoxin-like family protein has translation MSLTTELKQLNQQNREKIPNEALAVMDEATNNLKKDHLAEKTIKEGKSFPYTSLPNAKGKEVNLEELNKNKKLIVSFYRGGWCPYCNLELKALQNSLEEFKANGAELVAITPETPDNSLSTSEKNNLSFEVLSDINNEFAKELGLVFGLPDALKSIYDQFGIDVKKHNNNEDFELPMPATFVLNENGKVIYRFVNEDYTQRADIQEILKALKS, from the coding sequence ATGTCTTTAACTACGGAATTAAAACAATTAAATCAGCAAAATAGAGAGAAAATACCGAATGAAGCTTTAGCTGTAATGGATGAAGCAACCAACAACCTAAAAAAAGATCATTTAGCTGAAAAAACTATCAAAGAAGGTAAATCCTTCCCATATACCTCACTTCCCAATGCCAAAGGAAAAGAGGTGAACTTAGAAGAACTGAATAAAAATAAAAAGTTAATTGTTTCTTTTTACCGCGGTGGTTGGTGCCCTTATTGCAATTTGGAACTTAAAGCCCTTCAAAATTCACTAGAAGAATTTAAAGCGAATGGAGCAGAGCTTGTTGCCATTACACCGGAAACTCCAGATAATTCATTAAGTACTTCGGAAAAAAACAATCTTTCTTTTGAAGTTTTAAGCGATATAAACAATGAGTTTGCTAAAGAATTAGGATTGGTATTCGGTCTTCCGGATGCGCTGAAATCCATTTACGATCAATTTGGGATAGACGTAAAAAAACATAATAATAATGAGGATTTTGAACTCCCAATGCCAGCAACCTTTGTTTTGAATGAAAACGGCAAGGTTATTTACCGGTTTGTGAATGAAGATTACACTCAAAGAGCTGATATTCAAGAAATATTAAAAGCCTTAAAAAGCTAA
- a CDS encoding lipopolysaccharide biosynthesis protein codes for MGVVLNQTFKNTIITYAGFGIGAISTLFLYTNFLTDDYYGLVAYLLSAANILMPILCFGVQNSLIKFYTSYDDINEQNAFTGFMFVLPLVIIVPSGIIGVLCYQFIADYLTEKNEILEPYVWTIYVLGFAMAYFEVFYAWAKVHMKSVYGNFLKEVYHRVIVALLLILVYFDFLSVPAFIYSLMGVYLSRMFLMLISAFIIKKPVFVLRLPKNYISVLKYSFLIILTGSIAAVLLDIDKVMLGQFKDIENIAYYTVAVFIAMVIAVPARAMHQITYPITSKLLNTRNFKELDVLYKKSSINLFVVGGFIFLLIMLNINEMYRLLPEQYSGGVLVVFLISLAKLFDNLIGNNNAIIFNSDYYRMVLFFGVLLAVLTVILNIVFIPIWGINGAAFATFLAFILYNTIKIYFVNSKLHLQPFTKNTFKTFLLIFLLLPLFYFWDFRFNPVFNIILKSILIALVFGVLTYTLKLSEDINKLVDSYLKTKNP; via the coding sequence ATGGGTGTTGTATTAAATCAAACATTTAAAAATACCATAATAACGTATGCCGGTTTTGGTATAGGCGCCATTAGTACACTATTTCTTTACACCAATTTTTTAACCGATGATTATTATGGGTTGGTTGCTTATTTACTTTCTGCTGCTAATATTTTAATGCCCATTCTTTGTTTTGGCGTACAGAACAGCTTGATAAAGTTTTACACCTCTTATGACGATATAAATGAACAAAATGCTTTTACAGGGTTTATGTTTGTATTGCCATTGGTTATTATAGTCCCCTCAGGAATTATAGGTGTTCTATGTTATCAATTTATAGCGGACTATCTCACCGAAAAAAATGAAATATTAGAGCCTTATGTTTGGACAATCTACGTTTTAGGATTTGCCATGGCGTATTTTGAGGTTTTCTATGCATGGGCAAAAGTCCATATGAAATCCGTTTACGGTAATTTCCTTAAAGAAGTCTATCACCGTGTTATTGTGGCTTTGTTGCTAATTTTGGTTTATTTCGATTTCCTTTCCGTCCCTGCTTTCATTTATTCATTGATGGGCGTTTATCTCTCCAGGATGTTTTTAATGCTTATAAGTGCTTTTATTATTAAAAAACCGGTATTTGTGTTACGATTGCCAAAGAATTATATAAGCGTATTGAAATATTCTTTTCTTATAATCCTAACAGGGTCGATCGCGGCGGTACTTTTGGATATTGACAAAGTAATGCTAGGGCAATTTAAAGATATTGAAAATATAGCCTACTATACCGTTGCAGTTTTTATTGCCATGGTCATTGCTGTCCCAGCTCGTGCCATGCATCAAATAACCTATCCAATAACCAGCAAGCTTTTAAATACCAGGAACTTTAAGGAGTTGGATGTATTGTACAAAAAAAGCTCTATTAACCTATTTGTAGTTGGCGGTTTCATTTTTTTATTGATTATGTTGAATATAAATGAAATGTACCGTCTTCTACCGGAGCAATATAGTGGGGGAGTACTGGTTGTTTTTTTAATTTCCCTGGCTAAACTATTCGATAATCTTATCGGAAATAACAACGCCATTATTTTTAACTCCGATTATTACAGAATGGTATTGTTTTTTGGGGTTTTATTAGCCGTTTTAACTGTGATATTAAATATTGTATTTATTCCTATATGGGGAATAAATGGAGCTGCATTCGCCACATTTCTAGCTTTTATACTTTACAACACCATTAAAATTTATTTTGTTAACAGTAAACTTCATTTACAACCATTTACAAAAAACACCTTTAAAACATTCTTACTTATATTCCTGTTGTTGCCTTTGTTTTATTTCTGGGACTTTCGTTTCAATCCGGTTTTCAACATCATCCTCAAATCTATTTTAATAGCTTTGGTGTTTGGGGTGCTTACCTATACACTTAAACTTTCCGAAGATATAAACAAGCTTGTAGATAGCTATCTAAAAACAAAAAATCCGTAA